A window from Drosophila miranda strain MSH22 chromosome Y unlocalized genomic scaffold, D.miranda_PacBio2.1 Contig_Y2_pilon, whole genome shotgun sequence encodes these proteins:
- the LOC117192186 gene encoding protein cutoff-like isoform X2: protein MFANESMMISDEILLNIKPHVITKADRCDFPEFSKPVVHGGFSLSPYGIFENNANRLRYVVVPKMNKFQVHLGDSEPSPPRSLLLSQPGLDNILLYMESTGTSHLSAKLEVEVSYDIVCTTEVLELILRTPYEMKENWTLAVTKYRNTIYISPVVLEDLKTSPMKELNADWLAKLRRHFLSENANAMPKPCDPMEPTGQYNGVFYFSINATRFIFDSPVLAEGFRTGSDGNSNYVFTELQFRLDSMSVDEWATHNRCDALKWGSKCVLVGIENIYVANVNRDTIAHTINKLSVRQLWKDCEKAWSPNVCVNFLLRLVDQIRGFMSVVDCPKTVYLMKFDASQGEIS, encoded by the exons ATGTTTGCAA ATGAATCCATGATGATTTCTGATGAAAtattattaaatataaaacCTCACGTTATTACCAAAGCGGACCGATGTGACTTTCCAGAATTTTCTAAGCCAGTGGTTCACGGGGGCTTCAGCTTATCGCCATATGGAATATTTGAGAACAATGCAAATCGCTTGCGCTACGTAGTCGTtccaaaaatgaacaaattCCAAGTGCACCTGGGGGACTCTGAGCCGAGTCCTCCGCGAAGTTTACTCTTATCGCAGCCAGGCTTGGACAACATACTATTGTACATGGAGAGCACTGGGACATCCCATCTAAGTGCCAAACTGGAGGTGGAAGTCAGTTACGACATTGTGTGCACCACCGAAGTTCTTGAACTAATCTTGAGGACTCCCTACGAAATGAAGGAGAACTGGACCCTCGCCGTGACCAAGTATCGAAACACGATTTACATCAGCCCCGTGGTTCTTGAGGATCTAAAAACTTCTCCCATGAAGGAACTGAATGCTGATTGGCTCGCAAAGCTTCGTAGGCACTTCCTATCCG agaATGCAAATGCAATGCCGAAACCATGCGACCCAATGGAACCGACTGGACAATACAACGGAGTGTTTTACTTCAGCATAAATGCCACACGTTTTATTTTCGATTCACCAGTTCTGGCCGAAGGTTTTAGGACAGGAAGTGACGGGAA TTCAAATTATGTCTTTACGGAGCTGCAGTTTCGCCTAGACAGTATGAGCGTGGATGAATGGGCTACGCACAACCGTTGCGACGCCCTCAAGTGGGGGTCCAAGTGCGTTCTGGTGGGCATCGAAAACATTTACGTTGCTAATGTTAACCGCGACACCATCGCGCACACCATTAACAAGCTATCTGTGCGCCAACTTTGGAAGGACTGC GAAAAAGCCTGGTCACCGAATGTCTGTGTCAATTTCCTGCTGCGGCTGGTGGACCAGATTCGCGGCTTTATGTCGGTAGTCGACTGCCCCAAGACCGTGTATCTGATGAAGTTTGATGCTAGCCAGGGGGAGATCTCGTAA
- the LOC117193841 gene encoding midasin-like produces the protein MYRSSSERSLSEQLACPAYTVPLAVSFEEQLLLLLSMALRWDSAGDDIHQYHKECIALSKLMDISVDAQRFAKCYFHNKPAPFEKSQSNSSSVPSKRAKNAKASQKLDELELLKCCYQLLRSDTSYFRELWDWSGFIATYSHLETPSPMIQLYCNYIMTMLTNMSPTQRNAQNAKISTEAQLRFEREKEQSWAVARQDEGCCYSPEDETPEQMLSLSLNQSVTNIEGVLLPTFNKKNQEFYASTDGCYDRIVKVDSTVVNLRSIALGVAAAKPICLSGPVGCGKTTLIEYLARKTGRICPKPKEIDTREKALRKAEEEDKLLTPKKGKKGKEKKRKLEEDLPIDQALLDLGEMSQKHGFLRIQLGDQTDSKMLLGQYRCTDVPGEFVWLPGVLTQDVMHGYWLLLEDLDAATQDTYTILSSLLERPCLSVPGFRDSVKIEPGFQLFVTVRATNRPAIRDRNRSIRCWINICIRSTFCRFPATSCARWLLLEDLDAATQETYTILNSLLERQCLSVPGFRDSVKIEPGFQLFVTVRTNKSARNSGQKSLYSLLDKYLYTINVLPLSRNELCKVVSTNYPKLATVANRVVDVFLTFSSGNHMAADNLRQQDSNDKADNTEKYVALPFKQATLSSSPNSGRLVSTRDLVKLCQRSNVQFSVTSAECAYFMFQNAVDVFCSYLPHSREKITLITSIGAKLGIIRSRCEHFANEYKPDVDFGLEIIKIGRASLLAKSELLSNNENGEQLSEQDLKRQKLTEQTRRAIGQTSVKRATFSFTRLASCILERIAVCVSHSEPVLLVGETGVGKTSSVQYLAERTEHKLVVANLNNQSDVSDLVGGFKPVELNYVHLLCETFNAEKNMQFLRIFATHYNSGRHSVIIRTMISLCYQVFRNTDLTSHQMVPRWRTLCEKLQKLQTQLDKSINISFAFIPGSMVNCISKGEWVLLDEINLASAETLECLSTILEPEGSVVLLERGDFVPVKRHPDFRIFACMNANTDIGKKDLSVGIRNRFTEFFVDELTTDAYLSLLVSDYLANTGIQRKSVHSIVQLYKSLLRLSEHQLNDGLCNRPVYSLRTLCRSLRICARNLCGSIERNLYESFCLSFLTQPESHHVVLLLIRNALLSNAKAVLSKQLPRLGENYLQFEDYWIQLGGLEQQSCSHYILTESVQKNLQDLTRIISIGKLPILLQGPTSAGKTSLIDYVARRSGNRCLRINNHEHTDLQEYIGTYAADLEGKLTFQEGVLVQAMRQGYWIILDELNLASTDILEALNRVLDDNRELYIAETQTLVKAHPNFINRYKEIYRSSTRLHSTVSLVAAGSCRVEKYICFRL, from the exons ATGTACAGAAGTTCATCAGAAAGAAG TCTCAGCGAGCAACTTGCGTGTCCGGCCTACACCGTTCCCTTGGCAGTGAGCTTTGAGGAGCAACTGTTGCTGCTCCTTAGCATGGCCCTGCGATGGGACTCGGCTGGAGACGATATCCATCAATATCATAAGGAGTGCATCGCCCTGTCAAAGCTAATGGACATCTCTGTGGATGCGCAGAG GTTTGCAAAGTGCTACTTCCACAACAAGCCAGCACCGTTCGAGAAAAGCCAAAGTAATTCCAGCAGTGTCCCCAGCAAAAGGGCAAAGAACGCAAAGGCCAGCCAAAAGTTAGATGAACTGGAGCTCTTGAAATGTTGCTACCAGTTGCTGCGAAGTGACACGTCCTACTTCCGTGAGTTGTGGGACTGGTCCGGTTTCATTGCCACCTACTCGCACCTCGAGACCCCCAGCCCGATGATACAACTCTACTGCAACTACATCATGACCATGCTCACGAATATGAGCCCAACACAGCGGAATGCCCAAAATGCCAAGATATCCACAGAAGCACAGCTCCGATTTGAACGCGAGAAGGAGCAGTCATGGGCCGTAGCCAGGCAGGACGAGGGCTGCTGCTATTCTCCCGAAGACGAAACGCCTGAACAGATGCTGAGCCTGAGCCTCAACCAGAGTGTGACCAACATTGAGGGCGTACTCTTGCCGACATTCAACAAGAAGAATCAGGAATTCTATGCAAGCACTGACGGCTGCTACGATCGCATTGTAAAGGTGGATTCGACGGTTGTAAATCTGCGGAGCATTGCCCTCGGCGTCGCAGCGGCCAAGCCGATTTGCCTCTCCGGTCCTGTGGGCTGTGGCAAGACGACGCTTATTGAGTATCTGGCCCGCAAGACGGGACGCATTTGCCCCAAGCCCAAGGAGATTGACACTCGCGAAAAGGCGCTGCGGAAGGCTGAAGAGGAGGACAAATTGTTGacaccaaaaaaaggaaaaaaggggaaagaaaAGAAGCGGAAACTGGAGGAGGACCTTCCCATCGACCAGGCATTGCTGGATCTGGGTGAAATGTCGCAAAAGCATGGCTTTCTACGGATACAGCTGGGCGACCAGACCGACAGCAAAATGTTATTGGGCCAATATCGCTGCACAGATGTGCCTGGGGAATTCGTTTGGCTTCCTGGTGTCCTCACGCAG GATGTCATGCATGGCTACTGGCTGTTGCTGGAGGATCTGGATGCCGCCACCCAAGACACCTACACAATTCTGAGCAGTTTGCTGGAGAGGCCGTGCCTGAGCGTTCCCGGCTTTCGCGACTCTGTGAAGATTGAGCCAGGCTTTCAATTGTTTGTCACAGTGCG AGCTACAAATCGGCCAGCAATTCGGGACAGAAATCGCTCTATTCGCTGCTGGATAAATATCTGTATACGATCAACGTTTTGCCGCTTTCCCGCAACGAGCTGTGCAAGGTGGCTGTTGCTGGAGGATCTGGATGCCGCCACCCAAGAAACCTACACAATTCTGAACAGTTTGCTGGAGAGGCAGTGCCTGAGCGTTCCCGGCTTTCGCGACTCTGTGAAGATTGAGCCAGGCTTTCAATTGTTTGTCACAGTGCG GACCAACAAATCGGCCAGAAATTCGGGACAGAAATCGCTCTATTCGCTGCTGGATAAATATCTGTATACGATCAACGTTTTGCCGCTTTCCCGCAACGAGCTGTGCAAGGTGGTCAGCACCAACTATCCCAAGCTGGCGACCGTCGCCAATCGAGTGGTGGACGTGTTCCTTACCTTCTCCAGTGGCAATCACATGGCCGCCGACAATCTGCGTCAGCAGGATTCGAACGACAAGGCGGACAACACGGAGAAGTACGTGGCGCTGCCCTTTAAGCAGGCCACACTCTCATCCAGTCCGAACTCGGGCCGCCTGGTCTCAACCCGGGATCTGGTCAAGCTGTGCCAGCGTTCGAATGTCCAGTTCTCGGTGACCAGCGCCGAGTGTGCCTACTTTATGTTCCAGAATGCCGTCGATGTATTCTGTTCGTATCTGCCGCATAGTAGGGAGAAGATCACGCTGATCACGAGCATCGGCGCCAAGTTGGGCATCATTCGCTCCAGATGCGAGCATTTCGCTAATGAATACAAACCGGATGTGGATTTTGGACTGGAGATTATCAAGATCGGACGTGCCAGTCTCCTGGCCAAGTCCGAGCTGCTGTCCAATAATGAGAATGGGGAGCAGCTCTCAGAGCAAGACCTGAAGCGACAGAAACTAACCGAGCAGACCAGGAGGGCCATCGGCCAGACCAGCGTCAAGCGTGCCACCTTCTCGTTTACACGTCTCGCCAGCTGCATCTTGGAACGGATTGCCGTCTGTGTGAGCCACTCGGAGCCCGTGCTGCTGGTGGGGGAGACGGGTGTGGGCAAGACCTCCTCCGTGCAGTATCTGGCCGAGCGCACCGAACACAAGCTGGTCGTCGCGAACTTGAACAACCAGTCGGATGTCTCGGATCTCGTGGGCGGATTCAAGCCCGTCGAACTCAACTACGTGCACTTGCTCTGCGAGACCTTCAATGCCGAGAAGAACATGCAGTTCCTCCGGATCTTTGCCACGCATTACAACAGCGGCCGGCACAGTGTCATCATACGCACTATGATCAGCCTGTGCTATCAGGTGTTCAGGAACACGGATCTAACGAGCCACCAGATGGTGCCGCGTTGGCGCACGCTTTGCGAGAAGCTGCAGAAGCTGCAGACACAGCTGGACAAGAGCATTAACATTTCGTTTGCCTTCATACCCGGTTCCATGGTGAACTGCATCAGCAAAGGCGAATGGGTGCTGCTGGACGAGATCAATTTGGCATCGGCCGAGACCCTGGAATGCCTGTCGACCATCCTAGAGCCAGAGGGATCGGTTGTGCTGCTGGAGCGGGGCGATTTCGTGCCCGTCAAGCGGCATCCGGACTTTCGCATCTTCGCCTGCATGAACGCCAACACGGACATTGGCAAGAAGGATCTGTCCGTGGGCATACGCAATCGATTTACCGAATTCTTTGTGGACGAACTGACGACGGACGCGTACCTCAGTCTGCTGGTGAGTGACTATTTGGCCAACACGGGCATCCAGCGGAAGTCCGTGCACAGCATTGTCCAGCTCTACAAGTCACTGCTTCGCCTCTCCGAGCACCAGCTGAACGATGGCCTGTGCAATCGTCCCGTCTACTCTTTGCGCACCCTGTGCCGCAGTCTGCGCATCTGTGCTCGGAATCTGTGCGGCTCCATTGAGCGGAATCTGTACGAGAGCTTCTGCCTGAGTTTTCTCACCCAGCCGGAGTCGCATCatgtggtgctgctgctaaTTCGGAATGCCCTGCTGAGCAATGCCAAGGCCGTGCTTAGCAAGCAGCTGCCCCGATTGGGAGAGAACTATCTACAGTTCGAGGACTACTGGATACAGCTGGGGGGCCTGGAGCAGCAGTCCTGCTCCCACTACATCCTCACGGAGAGCGTCCAAAAGAATCTGCAAGATCTCACGCGCATCATATCGATTGGCAAGCTGCCCATCCTGCTCCAGGGACCCACCAGTGCCGGCAAGACTAGTCTTATCGACTACGTGGCCCGCCGAAGTGGCAATCGCTGTCTGCGCATCAACAACCACGAGCATACCGACCTTCAGGAGTACATTGGCACCTATGCGGCCGATCTGGAGGGCAAGCTCACTTTCCAGGAGGGTGTCCTCGTGCAGGCCATGCGTCAGGGTTACTGGATCATCTTGGACGAACTGAATCTGGCCTCCACCGACATTCTGGAAGCGCTCAATCGCGTGCTGGACGACAATCGAGAGCTTTACATTGCCGAGACGCAGACACTAGTGAAAGCACATCCGAATTTTATCAATCGCTATAAAGAAATTTACCGGTCTAGTACACGGCTGCATAGCACAGTTAGTCTAGTCGCAGCAGGCAGTTGCCGAGTCGAAAAATATATTTGCTTCAGATTGTAG
- the LOC117192186 gene encoding protein cutoff-like isoform X1 has protein sequence MFARKLNLAFSDESMMISDEILLNIKPHVITKADRCDFPEFSKPVVHGGFSLSPYGIFENNANRLRYVVVPKMNKFQVHLGDSEPSPPRSLLLSQPGLDNILLYMESTGTSHLSAKLEVEVSYDIVCTTEVLELILRTPYEMKENWTLAVTKYRNTIYISPVVLEDLKTSPMKELNADWLAKLRRHFLSENANAMPKPCDPMEPTGQYNGVFYFSINATRFIFDSPVLAEGFRTGSDGNSNYVFTELQFRLDSMSVDEWATHNRCDALKWGSKCVLVGIENIYVANVNRDTIAHTINKLSVRQLWKDCEKAWSPNVCVNFLLRLVDQIRGFMSVVDCPKTVYLMKFDASQGEIS, from the exons ATGTTTGCAA GAAAATTAAATCTTGCGTTTTCAGATGAATCCATGATGATTTCTGATGAAAtattattaaatataaaacCTCACGTTATTACCAAAGCGGACCGATGTGACTTTCCAGAATTTTCTAAGCCAGTGGTTCACGGGGGCTTCAGCTTATCGCCATATGGAATATTTGAGAACAATGCAAATCGCTTGCGCTACGTAGTCGTtccaaaaatgaacaaattCCAAGTGCACCTGGGGGACTCTGAGCCGAGTCCTCCGCGAAGTTTACTCTTATCGCAGCCAGGCTTGGACAACATACTATTGTACATGGAGAGCACTGGGACATCCCATCTAAGTGCCAAACTGGAGGTGGAAGTCAGTTACGACATTGTGTGCACCACCGAAGTTCTTGAACTAATCTTGAGGACTCCCTACGAAATGAAGGAGAACTGGACCCTCGCCGTGACCAAGTATCGAAACACGATTTACATCAGCCCCGTGGTTCTTGAGGATCTAAAAACTTCTCCCATGAAGGAACTGAATGCTGATTGGCTCGCAAAGCTTCGTAGGCACTTCCTATCCG agaATGCAAATGCAATGCCGAAACCATGCGACCCAATGGAACCGACTGGACAATACAACGGAGTGTTTTACTTCAGCATAAATGCCACACGTTTTATTTTCGATTCACCAGTTCTGGCCGAAGGTTTTAGGACAGGAAGTGACGGGAA TTCAAATTATGTCTTTACGGAGCTGCAGTTTCGCCTAGACAGTATGAGCGTGGATGAATGGGCTACGCACAACCGTTGCGACGCCCTCAAGTGGGGGTCCAAGTGCGTTCTGGTGGGCATCGAAAACATTTACGTTGCTAATGTTAACCGCGACACCATCGCGCACACCATTAACAAGCTATCTGTGCGCCAACTTTGGAAGGACTGC GAAAAAGCCTGGTCACCGAATGTCTGTGTCAATTTCCTGCTGCGGCTGGTGGACCAGATTCGCGGCTTTATGTCGGTAGTCGACTGCCCCAAGACCGTGTATCTGATGAAGTTTGATGCTAGCCAGGGGGAGATCTCGTAA
- the LOC117192184 gene encoding protein cutoff-like isoform X1, translated as MFARKLNLAFSDESMMISDEILLNIKPHVITKADRCDFPEFSKPVVHGGFSLSPYGIFENNANRLRYVVVPKMNKFQVHLGDSEPSPPRSLLLSQPGLDNILLYMESTGTSHLSAKLEVEVSYDIVCTTEVIELILRTPYEMKENWTLAVTKYRNTIYISPVVLEDLKTSPMKELNADWLAKLRRHFLSENANAMPKPCDPMEPTGQYNGVFYFSINATRFIFDSPVLAEGFRTGSDGNSNYVFTELQFRLDSMSVDEWATHNRCDALKWWSKCVLVGIENIYVANVNRDTIAHTINKLSVRQLWKDCEKAWSPNVCVNFLLRLVDQIRGFMSVVDCPKTVYLMKFDASQGEISYTSYLGRNQYTFIPDWFRIMLDERMEDLTHTTLHKN; from the exons ATGTTTGCAA GAAAATTAAATCTTGCGTTTTCAGATGAATCCATGATGATTTCTGATGAAAtattattaaatataaaacCTCACGTTATTACCAAAGCGGACCGATGTGACTTTCCAGAATTTTCTAAGCCAGTGGTTCACGGGGGCTTCAGCTTATCGCCATATGGAATATTTGAGAACAATGCAAATCGCTTGCGCTACGTAGTCGTtccaaaaatgaacaaattCCAAGTGCACCTGGGGGACTCTGAGCCGAGTCCTCCGCGAAGTTTACTCTTATCGCAGCCAGGCTTGGACAACATACTATTGTACATGGAGAGCACTGGGACATCCCATCTAAGTGCCAAACTGGAGGTGGAAGTCAGTTACGACATTGTGTGCACCACCGAAGTTATTGAACTAATCTTGAGGACTCCCTACGAAATGAAGGAGAACTGGACCCTCGCCGTGACCAAGTATCGAAACACGATTTACATCAGCCCCGTGGTTCTTGAGGATCTAAAAACTTCTCCCATGAAGGAACTGAATGCTGATTGGCTCGCAAAGCTTCGTAGGCACTTCCTATCCG agaATGCAAATGCAATGCCGAAACCATGCGACCCAATGGAACCGACTGGACAATACAACGGAGTGTTTTACTTCAGCATAAATGCCACACGTTTTATTTTCGATTCACCAGTTCTGGCCGAAGGTTTTAGGACAGGAAGTGACGGGAA TTCAAATTATGTCTTTACGGAGCTGCAGTTTCGCCTAGACAGTATGAGCGTGGATGAATGGGCTACGCACAACCGTTGCGACGCCCTCAAGTGGTGGTCCAAGTGCGTTCTGGTGGGCATCGAAAACATTTACGTTGCTAATGTTAACCGCGACACCATCGCGCACACCATTAACAAGCTATCTGTGCGCCAACTTTGGAAGGACTGC GAAAAAGCCTGGTCACCGAATGTCTGTGTCAATTTCCTGCTGCGGCTGGTGGACCAGATTCGCGGCTTTATGTCGGTAGTCGACTGCCCCAAGACCGTGTATCTGATGAAGTTTGATGCTAGCCAGGGGGAGATCTCGTACACTTCGTATCTTGGCAGGAACCAGTATACCTTCATTCCCGATTGGTTTCGCATCATGTTGGACGAGCGCATGGAGGACCTAACCCACACAACACTTCATAAGAATTAA
- the LOC117192184 gene encoding protein cutoff-like isoform X2, with product MFANESMMISDEILLNIKPHVITKADRCDFPEFSKPVVHGGFSLSPYGIFENNANRLRYVVVPKMNKFQVHLGDSEPSPPRSLLLSQPGLDNILLYMESTGTSHLSAKLEVEVSYDIVCTTEVIELILRTPYEMKENWTLAVTKYRNTIYISPVVLEDLKTSPMKELNADWLAKLRRHFLSENANAMPKPCDPMEPTGQYNGVFYFSINATRFIFDSPVLAEGFRTGSDGNSNYVFTELQFRLDSMSVDEWATHNRCDALKWWSKCVLVGIENIYVANVNRDTIAHTINKLSVRQLWKDCEKAWSPNVCVNFLLRLVDQIRGFMSVVDCPKTVYLMKFDASQGEISYTSYLGRNQYTFIPDWFRIMLDERMEDLTHTTLHKN from the exons ATGTTTGCAA ATGAATCCATGATGATTTCTGATGAAAtattattaaatataaaacCTCACGTTATTACCAAAGCGGACCGATGTGACTTTCCAGAATTTTCTAAGCCAGTGGTTCACGGGGGCTTCAGCTTATCGCCATATGGAATATTTGAGAACAATGCAAATCGCTTGCGCTACGTAGTCGTtccaaaaatgaacaaattCCAAGTGCACCTGGGGGACTCTGAGCCGAGTCCTCCGCGAAGTTTACTCTTATCGCAGCCAGGCTTGGACAACATACTATTGTACATGGAGAGCACTGGGACATCCCATCTAAGTGCCAAACTGGAGGTGGAAGTCAGTTACGACATTGTGTGCACCACCGAAGTTATTGAACTAATCTTGAGGACTCCCTACGAAATGAAGGAGAACTGGACCCTCGCCGTGACCAAGTATCGAAACACGATTTACATCAGCCCCGTGGTTCTTGAGGATCTAAAAACTTCTCCCATGAAGGAACTGAATGCTGATTGGCTCGCAAAGCTTCGTAGGCACTTCCTATCCG agaATGCAAATGCAATGCCGAAACCATGCGACCCAATGGAACCGACTGGACAATACAACGGAGTGTTTTACTTCAGCATAAATGCCACACGTTTTATTTTCGATTCACCAGTTCTGGCCGAAGGTTTTAGGACAGGAAGTGACGGGAA TTCAAATTATGTCTTTACGGAGCTGCAGTTTCGCCTAGACAGTATGAGCGTGGATGAATGGGCTACGCACAACCGTTGCGACGCCCTCAAGTGGTGGTCCAAGTGCGTTCTGGTGGGCATCGAAAACATTTACGTTGCTAATGTTAACCGCGACACCATCGCGCACACCATTAACAAGCTATCTGTGCGCCAACTTTGGAAGGACTGC GAAAAAGCCTGGTCACCGAATGTCTGTGTCAATTTCCTGCTGCGGCTGGTGGACCAGATTCGCGGCTTTATGTCGGTAGTCGACTGCCCCAAGACCGTGTATCTGATGAAGTTTGATGCTAGCCAGGGGGAGATCTCGTACACTTCGTATCTTGGCAGGAACCAGTATACCTTCATTCCCGATTGGTTTCGCATCATGTTGGACGAGCGCATGGAGGACCTAACCCACACAACACTTCATAAGAATTAA
- the LOC117192186 gene encoding protein cutoff-like isoform X3 has product MFARKLNLAFSDESMMISDEILLNIKPHVITKADRCDFPEFSKPVVHGGFSLSPYGIFENNANRLRYVVVPKMNKFQVHLGDSEPSPPRSLLLSQPGLDNILLYMESTGTSHLSAKLEVEVSYDIVCTTEVLELILRTPYEMKENWTLAVTKYRNTIYISPVVLEDLKTSPMKELNADWLAKLRRHFLSENANAMPKPCDPMEPTGQYNGVFYFSINATRFIFDSPVLAEGFRTGSDGNSNYVFTELQFRLDSMSVDEWATHNRCDALKWGSKCVLVGISCCGWWTRFAALCR; this is encoded by the exons ATGTTTGCAA GAAAATTAAATCTTGCGTTTTCAGATGAATCCATGATGATTTCTGATGAAAtattattaaatataaaacCTCACGTTATTACCAAAGCGGACCGATGTGACTTTCCAGAATTTTCTAAGCCAGTGGTTCACGGGGGCTTCAGCTTATCGCCATATGGAATATTTGAGAACAATGCAAATCGCTTGCGCTACGTAGTCGTtccaaaaatgaacaaattCCAAGTGCACCTGGGGGACTCTGAGCCGAGTCCTCCGCGAAGTTTACTCTTATCGCAGCCAGGCTTGGACAACATACTATTGTACATGGAGAGCACTGGGACATCCCATCTAAGTGCCAAACTGGAGGTGGAAGTCAGTTACGACATTGTGTGCACCACCGAAGTTCTTGAACTAATCTTGAGGACTCCCTACGAAATGAAGGAGAACTGGACCCTCGCCGTGACCAAGTATCGAAACACGATTTACATCAGCCCCGTGGTTCTTGAGGATCTAAAAACTTCTCCCATGAAGGAACTGAATGCTGATTGGCTCGCAAAGCTTCGTAGGCACTTCCTATCCG agaATGCAAATGCAATGCCGAAACCATGCGACCCAATGGAACCGACTGGACAATACAACGGAGTGTTTTACTTCAGCATAAATGCCACACGTTTTATTTTCGATTCACCAGTTCTGGCCGAAGGTTTTAGGACAGGAAGTGACGGGAA TTCAAATTATGTCTTTACGGAGCTGCAGTTTCGCCTAGACAGTATGAGCGTGGATGAATGGGCTACGCACAACCGTTGCGACGCCCTCAAGTGGGGGTCCAAGTGCGTTCTGGTGGGC ATTTCCTGCTGCGGCTGGTGGACCAGATTCGCGGCTTTATGTCGGTAG